A section of the Streptomyces sp. CG1 genome encodes:
- a CDS encoding sensor histidine kinase, whose translation MSVDSPAASRLRRLRWALTGLFTLTTTVCLVALAAVAAAIDARSRADALDGDLNRRATALARAVYYDQGVLHLGPLREDDLVQGPAAVAVVEWDAADHARQRFARRAALLPRLAGLSETGERARHDQETVVERGTASDGRTVRLAAAPVWDDDRIGAVVVAVGDPAAGRRDHDRLVRWLVLGGLGLVAAAAGAGHLLSGRSMRPALRALDQQEQFLSEAAHELRTPLATLRLVTEAGARSPGDSAKALGDATRLVDQMGRLVAGLLARARVQVGTQRVERTALRLDQVVEQVVDELPASGAEVTVRAEPTVVHGDPELLAQAVRNLIDNALRHGAAPGERARVDVVVAEGRVAVRDHGPGVAPSSRERVFGRRAAGPGGGTGIGLAIVRWVADLHSGTARISDAPGGGAVAELVIPRKSSGPPV comes from the coding sequence GTGAGCGTCGACAGCCCTGCGGCATCGCGGTTGCGGCGACTGCGGTGGGCGCTGACCGGCCTGTTCACGTTGACCACCACCGTGTGCCTGGTCGCTCTGGCCGCGGTCGCGGCGGCGATCGACGCCCGATCACGCGCCGATGCCCTGGACGGCGATCTCAACCGGCGGGCTACGGCCTTGGCCCGTGCGGTCTACTACGACCAGGGCGTACTGCACTTGGGACCGCTGCGCGAGGACGACCTGGTCCAGGGTCCGGCCGCGGTGGCGGTGGTGGAGTGGGACGCGGCGGACCACGCGCGGCAGCGCTTTGCCCGCCGCGCCGCGCTCCTGCCACGGCTGGCCGGGCTGAGCGAGACCGGTGAGCGGGCAAGACACGACCAGGAGACTGTCGTGGAGCGGGGTACCGCCAGCGACGGACGGACCGTCCGGCTGGCAGCAGCACCCGTGTGGGACGACGACCGGATCGGTGCGGTGGTCGTCGCCGTAGGTGACCCTGCGGCGGGGCGACGCGACCATGACCGTCTCGTGCGGTGGCTCGTCCTCGGCGGTCTGGGGCTTGTGGCCGCGGCGGCCGGGGCCGGGCATCTGTTGTCGGGACGGAGCATGCGTCCTGCGCTGCGGGCCCTGGACCAGCAGGAGCAGTTCCTGTCCGAGGCCGCCCACGAGCTGCGCACCCCACTGGCCACGCTCAGGCTGGTCACGGAGGCCGGTGCGCGGTCACCGGGGGATTCCGCCAAGGCGCTGGGCGACGCGACGCGACTGGTGGATCAGATGGGGCGGCTGGTAGCCGGCCTGCTGGCCCGTGCGCGCGTACAGGTCGGCACGCAGCGGGTGGAGCGGACGGCGCTCCGGCTCGACCAGGTCGTCGAGCAGGTCGTCGACGAACTACCGGCCTCGGGCGCCGAGGTGACGGTGCGGGCCGAGCCCACGGTCGTGCACGGCGATCCGGAGCTGCTGGCCCAGGCGGTGCGCAATCTGATCGACAACGCCCTCAGGCACGGGGCTGCCCCGGGAGAGCGGGCCCGGGTCGATGTGGTGGTCGCGGAGGGCAGGGTCGCCGTGCGCGACCACGGTCCGGGGGTGGCCCCGTCCTCGCGGGAGCGGGTATTCGGCCGGCGGGCGGCAGGACCTGGAGGGGGTACGGGGATCGGGCTGGCGATCGTGCGGTGGGTGGCCGATCTGCACTCCGGCACCGCGCGCATCAGCGACGCCCCCGGAGGCGGGGCCGTAGCCGAACTGGTCATCCCGCGGAAATCATCCGGTCCCCCCGTGTGA
- a CDS encoding response regulator, whose protein sequence is MRVLVVEDDRELGRVVLSGLRSAGFAVDLADRLAEADLKLAVSAYDCLVVDRGLPDGDGLALVRDLRRAGVRVPVLMLTAMDAVAERVAGFDDGADDYVVKPFAFAELAARVGALCRRAEQPRPPVAVVGDLEVDLARRRVRRSGVLLTLTAKEFAVLELLVARVGQVVSRTDLIECCWDEMAEPASNVVDAVIAQLRRKLGTPAVIGTVRGAGFVIDVREEPVAGELMDR, encoded by the coding sequence ATGCGCGTGCTGGTGGTGGAGGATGACCGGGAGCTTGGCCGGGTGGTGCTGTCGGGTCTGCGGTCGGCCGGGTTTGCGGTGGATCTCGCGGATCGGCTGGCGGAGGCGGATCTCAAACTGGCTGTCAGTGCCTACGACTGCCTGGTGGTCGACCGGGGGCTGCCCGACGGGGATGGGCTGGCACTGGTCCGGGACCTGCGCCGGGCGGGTGTGCGGGTTCCCGTACTGATGCTCACGGCGATGGATGCCGTGGCGGAGCGAGTGGCCGGGTTCGATGACGGCGCTGACGACTACGTGGTCAAGCCCTTCGCGTTCGCGGAGCTGGCCGCGCGCGTCGGTGCGCTCTGCCGGCGCGCCGAGCAGCCCCGCCCACCCGTGGCGGTGGTCGGTGACCTCGAAGTGGACCTGGCTCGACGCCGGGTGCGGCGCTCCGGCGTCCTGCTGACGCTCACCGCCAAGGAGTTCGCAGTTCTGGAACTTCTCGTGGCCCGGGTCGGGCAGGTGGTGTCGCGCACCGACCTGATCGAGTGCTGCTGGGACGAGATGGCGGAGCCGGCATCGAACGTGGTGGACGCGGTGATCGCGCAGCTGCGTCGCAAGCTCGGCACCCCAGCCGTGATCGGCACCGTGCGAGGTGCCGGGTTCGTGATCGACGTCAGGGAGGAGCCAGTGGCCGGGGAGCTGATGGACCGGTGA
- a CDS encoding DUF3887 domain-containing protein has product MSEKETPFSSKRRVVQAVVTAALASSTLVSAADSAPAAAQAHGTAQVTVSAVARARAETQSDRFALQTLNDIVHGSFAAATAHFDATMRKQLPPDALAKVWTAYQHQFGRYQSHGNPKDNAFGKFTVVSVPLRMEHQPGEFRVSFNKDGTIAGLFLLKPGVPISQIRRSPVPTTKAITAAPLSCVTGGAGA; this is encoded by the coding sequence GTGTCCGAGAAAGAAACACCGTTCAGCAGCAAGAGGCGAGTCGTCCAGGCAGTAGTCACGGCCGCGCTGGCCTCAAGCACGCTGGTGTCGGCTGCCGATTCCGCGCCGGCCGCGGCGCAGGCCCACGGCACCGCGCAGGTCACGGTCTCAGCCGTAGCAAGAGCCAGGGCCGAGACTCAGAGCGACCGGTTCGCCCTGCAGACTCTCAACGACATCGTGCATGGCAGCTTCGCCGCGGCCACAGCCCACTTCGACGCGACGATGCGCAAACAGCTGCCACCAGACGCACTCGCGAAGGTCTGGACGGCCTACCAGCATCAGTTCGGACGCTACCAGTCGCACGGGAATCCCAAAGACAACGCGTTCGGCAAATTCACCGTGGTCAGTGTGCCGCTCCGCATGGAACACCAGCCCGGTGAGTTCCGGGTGAGCTTCAACAAAGACGGAACCATCGCCGGTCTGTTTCTTCTGAAGCCAGGAGTCCCGATCTCGCAGATCAGGCGTTCGCCTGTGCCGACCACCAAGGCGATCACCGCCGCCCCCTTATCCTGCGTGACGGGAGGAGCAGGAGCGTGA
- a CDS encoding MFS transporter, which translates to MGGVVGLPGLVLVGQGASDGLEAGGAEEVSGRFAVAGVKPRCWPVRGEVDAPSGRLAIEGGGRAVSAVRAGRRRRGALAVLLTAAFMGILDVLIVNVAAPSIQRDLRAGFSDIQLVVSGYVLAYAVALTSGGRLGDSLGRRRVFLTGLLAFVACSAGCALAPSVGVLIGLRVAQGLAAALMLPQVLSVIQDVFPRQERPRALALYGATMGMGAVVGQIVGGALIRADVLGLGWRSVFWVNVPIGLAVAACVPFVVPHSRPVRRPVDAPGLLLTAVAMPLFIYPLIRGGGGGWTWWVWPAFAGAALALAALWSVERRRERTGRAPLIAPSLFHGRGFTTGLGAALVFSCGNYGLFLLLAYVFQEGLHLSPLASGVGFLPLGLGFAAASLAGRRPAVRHGNRLLTSGAGTMVLGYLVLAATLARGPAASAGIQALAMAPALLIAGVGQGLVAAPLIGVILATVPPDEAGAASGVVLTVNQLASSLGVAAFGALFVALLGADPQQTSARLTAHDFTDALLGCAWALLALAVATGLLAWRLPPPAQPATDTTR; encoded by the coding sequence ATGGGCGGGGTAGTGGGACTTCCCGGGCTGGTGCTCGTCGGACAGGGAGCGAGCGATGGGCTGGAGGCAGGCGGCGCGGAGGAGGTTTCGGGGCGGTTCGCGGTCGCGGGAGTCAAGCCGCGGTGCTGGCCGGTTCGAGGCGAGGTGGACGCCCCGTCGGGACGGCTTGCGATCGAGGGCGGCGGGCGAGCGGTGAGTGCCGTGCGGGCCGGGCGTCGTCGACGTGGGGCGCTGGCGGTCCTGCTGACTGCCGCGTTCATGGGGATCCTTGATGTGCTGATCGTGAACGTCGCGGCTCCGTCCATCCAGCGTGACCTGCGGGCAGGCTTCAGTGACATCCAGCTCGTCGTCAGCGGCTATGTGCTGGCGTATGCCGTCGCCCTGACGTCGGGAGGCCGGCTGGGTGATTCGCTGGGCAGACGACGGGTTTTCCTCACCGGGCTGCTGGCGTTCGTGGCGTGCAGCGCGGGTTGCGCGCTGGCGCCGTCGGTCGGGGTGCTGATCGGGCTGCGGGTCGCGCAGGGGCTGGCGGCGGCGCTGATGCTGCCTCAAGTGCTCTCCGTCATCCAGGACGTATTCCCTCGTCAGGAGCGGCCGCGGGCTCTGGCCCTGTACGGCGCGACGATGGGGATGGGGGCGGTGGTCGGGCAGATCGTCGGTGGCGCGCTCATCCGCGCCGACGTACTTGGGCTGGGTTGGCGCTCGGTGTTCTGGGTGAACGTGCCGATCGGCCTCGCCGTGGCCGCCTGCGTCCCCTTCGTGGTCCCGCACAGCCGGCCGGTGCGACGGCCGGTGGACGCCCCCGGCCTGCTCCTCACCGCCGTGGCGATGCCCCTGTTCATCTACCCGCTGATCCGGGGCGGCGGTGGCGGATGGACGTGGTGGGTGTGGCCGGCGTTCGCCGGAGCGGCCCTGGCCCTGGCGGCGTTGTGGTCCGTCGAGCGGCGCCGGGAGCGCACGGGCCGCGCACCGCTGATCGCTCCGTCGCTCTTCCACGGCAGGGGATTCACAACCGGGCTGGGTGCGGCGTTGGTTTTCTCCTGCGGCAACTACGGGCTGTTCCTGCTGCTGGCCTACGTCTTCCAGGAGGGACTGCACCTGTCGCCGCTCGCGTCGGGGGTGGGCTTCCTGCCGCTGGGGCTGGGCTTCGCAGCGGCCTCGCTCGCCGGACGACGGCCGGCTGTCCGGCACGGAAACCGTCTCCTCACGTCGGGCGCGGGCACGATGGTCCTCGGTTATCTGGTCCTGGCGGCCACCCTGGCCCGGGGTCCGGCCGCTTCCGCCGGCATACAGGCCCTGGCCATGGCACCGGCGTTGCTGATCGCGGGAGTGGGTCAGGGGCTGGTCGCGGCCCCGCTGATCGGGGTCATCCTCGCCACGGTGCCACCCGACGAGGCGGGAGCGGCCTCCGGAGTCGTCCTGACGGTCAATCAGCTCGCCAGCTCCCTCGGCGTGGCCGCATTCGGTGCGCTCTTCGTCGCGCTCCTCGGCGCCGATCCCCAGCAGACATCCGCCCGCCTCACGGCCCACGACTTCACCGACGCCCTGCTGGGATGCGCGTGGGCCTTGCTGGCGCTGGCGGTGGCCACCGGCCTGCTGGCCTGGCGCCTGCCTCCTCCCGCACAGCCTGCCACGGACACCACACGCTGA
- a CDS encoding alpha/beta hydrolase — MTKARALLSVVAVLGGVCAGITPASASLAAPGGTGQGKLVWSSCNDATTPALQCAMLEVPLDYTQPSGAKIKIKVNRLPATAPKSKRQGPILLNPGGPGDSGLWMPAYVSGRIPRDVASTYDWIGFDPRGTNASEPHVTCDAHYFDAERPDYQVGQATSQAWLEKSATYAADCTANWSWFLPHMTTVDNARDMDSIRRALGVQKINFYGGSWGTSLGSTYGQLFPSHVRRMVLDSIVGPTISWYDHNILQDKEHQRRFDAFAGWAARADSVYHLGTDAATVEQKYYQVETALRTSPVAAAPAPGKIGPAEFEDTFYGGGYNFLRWPQMATVLSAYLTKNDTRPLQSAYNRYAAPGADDGTFPAYNAVQCTENNWPRDWEFWKRDQAKVNAVAPFYTYNNMWYNAACMFWPYQGNPAGRLKITGKGLPPVLLFQATEDAATPYPGALAMHKALPGSKLVVQNGGSFHEILFHGNACLDDTFTDYLRDGRLPAGKGVIAKTCAPEPDPTPVYVTPPPAPVKAEPALPVTDPQAIHGAR; from the coding sequence ATGACAAAAGCTAGAGCCCTGTTATCGGTCGTCGCCGTCCTCGGCGGAGTCTGCGCGGGTATCACCCCTGCTTCGGCTTCCCTGGCTGCGCCAGGGGGCACGGGTCAGGGGAAACTCGTCTGGAGTTCCTGCAACGATGCGACCACTCCTGCGCTGCAGTGCGCCATGCTCGAAGTGCCACTTGACTACACGCAGCCGAGCGGCGCCAAGATCAAGATCAAGGTGAACCGGCTCCCGGCCACCGCGCCCAAGAGCAAACGGCAGGGGCCCATCCTGCTGAATCCCGGCGGCCCCGGCGACTCCGGTCTGTGGATGCCCGCCTACGTCTCCGGAAGGATTCCCCGGGACGTCGCCTCGACCTACGACTGGATCGGCTTCGACCCGCGCGGCACCAACGCCAGCGAACCCCACGTCACCTGCGACGCACACTACTTCGACGCCGAGCGGCCGGACTACCAGGTCGGCCAGGCCACGTCGCAGGCATGGCTGGAGAAGTCGGCAACGTACGCGGCCGACTGCACCGCGAACTGGAGCTGGTTCCTGCCGCACATGACCACCGTCGACAACGCGCGCGACATGGACAGCATCCGGCGGGCGCTCGGCGTCCAGAAGATCAACTTCTACGGGGGCTCGTGGGGCACCTCGCTGGGCTCGACGTACGGCCAGCTCTTCCCTTCGCACGTGCGCCGGATGGTGCTCGACAGCATCGTCGGCCCCACCATCAGCTGGTACGACCACAACATCCTGCAGGACAAGGAACACCAGCGCCGGTTCGACGCCTTCGCGGGATGGGCCGCCAGAGCCGACTCGGTCTACCACCTGGGCACGGACGCTGCCACCGTGGAGCAGAAGTACTATCAGGTCGAAACCGCGTTGCGGACCAGCCCGGTAGCCGCCGCCCCGGCCCCCGGCAAGATCGGCCCCGCAGAGTTCGAGGACACCTTCTACGGTGGCGGCTACAACTTCCTGCGCTGGCCGCAGATGGCCACCGTGCTGTCGGCCTACCTCACCAAGAACGACACCCGCCCGCTGCAGAGCGCCTATAACCGCTATGCCGCCCCGGGTGCCGACGACGGCACCTTCCCGGCGTACAACGCGGTCCAGTGCACCGAGAACAACTGGCCGCGCGACTGGGAGTTCTGGAAGAGGGACCAGGCCAAGGTCAACGCCGTCGCGCCCTTCTACACCTACAACAACATGTGGTACAACGCCGCCTGCATGTTCTGGCCCTACCAGGGCAACCCGGCCGGCCGGCTGAAGATCACTGGCAAGGGCCTGCCGCCCGTCCTGCTCTTCCAGGCCACCGAGGACGCCGCCACCCCCTATCCCGGTGCCCTCGCCATGCACAAGGCACTGCCCGGATCCAAACTGGTCGTCCAGAACGGCGGCAGCTTCCACGAGATCCTCTTCCACGGCAACGCCTGCCTGGACGACACCTTCACCGACTACCTGCGAGACGGCCGCCTCCCCGCAGGCAAAGGCGTCATCGCCAAGACGTGCGCACCCGAACCCGACCCCACCCCGGTCTATGTGACGCCGCCCCCCGCCCCCGTGAAAGCCGAGCCCGCCCTGCCGGTCACAGACCCCCAGGCCATCCACGGCGCCAGGTGA
- a CDS encoding TetR/AcrR family transcriptional regulator, protein MPERRRGAALEKALLDAAWEELAANGYARFTMDAVVQRAGTSPPVLYRRWSDRDELVRAAITHVLEQSRVDVPDTGSLREDVLTLMRTINATRVQLVTAMSVHLAGYYQETGTTPGDLLTTGRENTADAIFDRAVARGEITPEHLSERIKSLPFDLLRHEILTTFAPAPDRVLEEIVDTIFLPLVHRPRRLS, encoded by the coding sequence GTGCCCGAGCGACGCCGCGGAGCGGCACTGGAGAAGGCGCTCCTCGATGCGGCCTGGGAAGAACTCGCGGCCAATGGCTACGCCAGGTTCACCATGGACGCCGTCGTCCAGCGGGCCGGCACCAGTCCTCCCGTGCTCTACCGCCGCTGGTCCGACCGCGACGAGCTCGTCCGGGCGGCCATCACCCACGTCCTGGAGCAGTCCCGGGTCGACGTCCCCGACACCGGGAGCCTGCGCGAGGACGTCCTCACTCTCATGCGGACGATCAACGCCACCCGCGTCCAGCTCGTCACCGCCATGAGCGTGCACCTGGCCGGCTACTACCAGGAGACAGGCACCACCCCCGGCGACCTCCTCACCACAGGACGCGAGAACACCGCCGACGCGATCTTCGACCGCGCCGTCGCCCGCGGCGAGATCACACCGGAACATCTCAGCGAACGCATCAAGTCCCTCCCCTTCGACCTGCTGCGCCACGAAATCCTGACGACCTTTGCGCCGGCACCCGACCGCGTCCTCGAAGAGATCGTCGACACGATCTTCCTCCCCCTCGTCCACCGACCGCGACGCCTCTCATAA
- a CDS encoding FAD-dependent monooxygenase, producing the protein MDYDVLVVGAGPVGLMLATELRLAGVRVLVVERRTEVDTALKAGAFNTASAEAFERRGLLGAMQAVQGRQPLQGERGRAPFVGHFGGIQVPADPVDEQDPGLRGRGPDWYVQVPQADVERILGKRAAELDVEVRRGVEVRGFDADETGVTVHLDRGDEVRVAWLVGCDGGRSLVRRRAGFEFPGTDPQITVRHALGVIEGAERLGRGWQHTPTGVYVYGPEPGRVRTVELDGPPADREAPVTAAEMEASLRRVSGSDVRVSEVSFGTRFTDHARQAATYRRGRVLLCGDAAHVHSPFSGQGLNLGIGDAVNLGWKLAGTVQGWAPEGLLDTYTSERHPIGARVLDWTRAQVAVMRGDAYSRALRGVVTDLFGTRDGATSYVKLISGLWQHYDLGDGHPLVGAAMPNLRLDDGTRLSDHTHRGRALLVDLAADDLLATLAKPYAGRLELVQGSSSGAGVSGLLVRPDGFVAWASADGASDPASLEAALTRWLGDVTSHSD; encoded by the coding sequence ATGGACTACGACGTGCTGGTGGTGGGCGCCGGGCCGGTCGGTTTGATGCTTGCGACGGAACTGCGGTTGGCCGGGGTCCGGGTGCTGGTCGTCGAACGGCGGACGGAGGTCGACACGGCGCTCAAGGCGGGCGCGTTCAACACCGCCTCCGCCGAGGCCTTCGAGCGGCGCGGCCTGCTCGGCGCGATGCAGGCGGTGCAGGGCCGGCAGCCGCTTCAGGGGGAGCGCGGGCGGGCGCCGTTCGTCGGGCACTTCGGCGGGATCCAGGTCCCGGCAGACCCGGTCGACGAGCAGGACCCCGGTCTGCGCGGACGTGGCCCGGATTGGTACGTCCAAGTCCCGCAGGCCGATGTGGAGCGGATTCTCGGGAAGCGCGCGGCGGAGCTGGACGTCGAGGTCCGGCGCGGGGTCGAGGTCCGTGGATTCGACGCGGACGAGACCGGTGTCACCGTTCACCTCGACCGCGGGGACGAGGTGCGCGTGGCGTGGCTCGTCGGCTGCGACGGAGGCCGCAGTCTCGTCCGCCGCCGAGCCGGCTTCGAGTTTCCTGGTACGGACCCGCAGATCACGGTCCGGCACGCGCTGGGCGTCATCGAGGGGGCGGAGCGCCTGGGGCGGGGTTGGCAGCACACCCCCACCGGCGTCTACGTCTACGGGCCGGAGCCGGGGCGTGTACGCACCGTCGAACTGGACGGCCCCCCGGCGGACCGCGAGGCACCCGTCACCGCCGCCGAGATGGAGGCCAGTCTGCGGCGCGTCAGCGGCTCCGACGTCCGCGTGAGCGAGGTCAGCTTCGGCACGCGCTTCACGGACCATGCTCGGCAGGCGGCGACCTATCGGCGCGGGCGCGTGCTGCTGTGCGGCGACGCCGCGCACGTGCACTCGCCGTTCAGCGGTCAGGGCCTGAACCTGGGGATCGGCGACGCCGTCAATCTGGGCTGGAAGCTCGCCGGCACCGTGCAGGGGTGGGCGCCCGAGGGCCTGCTCGACACCTACACCAGCGAACGGCACCCGATCGGCGCCCGGGTGCTCGACTGGACGCGCGCACAGGTGGCCGTGATGCGGGGCGACGCGTACAGCAGGGCCCTCCGGGGTGTGGTCACCGATCTTTTCGGCACCCGGGACGGCGCGACCTCCTACGTGAAGCTGATCTCCGGCCTGTGGCAGCACTACGACCTGGGGGACGGCCACCCGCTGGTCGGCGCCGCGATGCCCAACCTCAGGCTCGACGACGGCACAAGGCTTTCCGACCACACCCACCGGGGCCGGGCCCTGCTTGTCGATCTCGCCGCGGACGACCTGCTGGCAACGCTGGCCAAGCCGTACGCCGGGCGCCTGGAGCTGGTCCAGGGCAGTTCGAGCGGCGCCGGGGTGAGCGGCTTGCTGGTGCGTCCGGACGGCTTCGTGGCCTGGGCGTCGGCCGACGGCGCCAGTGACCCCGCCAGCCTGGAAGCCGCCCTGACGCGCTGGTTGGGAGACGTCACGAGCCACTCCGACTGA
- a CDS encoding alkene reductase → MKTLFSSYRLGGLTLPNRMVMAPMTRVRAASGGLATPSMATYYAQRATAGLIVSEGVQPSLVGQSNPGTPGLHTDEQAASWRAVTDAVHINGGRIFAQLMHGGRVSHPDTTGHQPVGPSAIAAVGDVFTPNGPQPAPKPRALDTAEVPEHAHAYAEAARRAIDAGFDGVELHGANGYLISQFLSSNANRRTDRYGGTIAGRIRFAVEAVAATVDAIGAARTGIRLSPGGGFWGVEETDALALNTALLTELERLQLAYVHLEVTTDEEVLIGLRRAWPGALIVNPVLPMGPKQTGRAEADHWLGLGADLISFGRGFLANPDLVERLRTGLPIAPVDETTYYQGGDTGYLTYPAYQHTA, encoded by the coding sequence GTGAAGACCTTGTTCAGCAGCTACCGACTCGGCGGCCTGACCCTGCCCAACCGGATGGTGATGGCCCCGATGACCCGCGTCCGGGCGGCGTCCGGCGGCCTCGCCACACCGTCCATGGCGACGTACTACGCGCAACGCGCGACAGCCGGACTGATCGTGTCCGAGGGCGTGCAGCCCAGCCTCGTCGGGCAGTCCAACCCGGGCACGCCCGGACTGCACACCGATGAGCAGGCCGCCTCATGGCGTGCCGTGACCGACGCCGTACACATCAACGGCGGACGGATCTTCGCCCAGCTCATGCACGGCGGCCGGGTCTCGCACCCCGACACGACCGGCCACCAGCCCGTCGGCCCCTCGGCGATCGCCGCAGTGGGCGACGTCTTCACCCCGAACGGCCCGCAGCCCGCACCCAAGCCCCGCGCACTGGACACCGCCGAGGTGCCCGAGCACGCCCACGCGTACGCCGAGGCGGCCCGCCGCGCGATCGACGCGGGCTTCGACGGAGTCGAACTCCACGGCGCCAACGGCTACTTGATCTCCCAGTTCCTCTCCTCCAACGCCAACCGGCGCACGGACCGCTACGGCGGCACGATCGCGGGCCGGATCCGGTTCGCCGTAGAGGCAGTGGCCGCGACCGTGGACGCGATCGGCGCGGCCAGGACGGGCATACGCCTCTCCCCAGGCGGCGGCTTCTGGGGCGTCGAGGAGACCGACGCACTCGCCCTCAACACCGCGCTGCTGACGGAACTGGAGCGGCTCCAACTCGCCTACGTCCACCTGGAGGTGACCACGGACGAGGAGGTACTCATCGGCCTGCGCCGCGCCTGGCCCGGCGCCCTGATCGTCAATCCGGTCCTCCCGATGGGCCCCAAGCAGACCGGCCGCGCGGAAGCCGACCACTGGCTGGGACTAGGCGCCGACCTGATCAGCTTCGGCCGGGGCTTCCTGGCCAACCCCGACCTCGTCGAACGCCTCCGCACCGGCCTGCCGATCGCCCCTGTCGACGAGACCACGTACTACCAGGGCGGCGACACCGGCTACCTCACCTATCCGGCCTATCAGCACACGGCCTGA
- a CDS encoding MerR family transcriptional regulator — MRIGELAARTDVSVRSLRYYEEQGLLTSSRSASGQRHYTDAEVERVRFIQRLYAAGLSSRTISELLPCVDAPSEGNSDAALERMAQERDRLSEHIDELVRTRAALDVLMATARAHRESEALA, encoded by the coding sequence GTGCGGATCGGCGAGCTCGCGGCGCGTACCGATGTCAGCGTCCGGTCGCTGCGCTACTACGAGGAGCAGGGGCTTCTGACCAGCAGCCGTAGCGCCAGTGGACAACGGCACTACACGGACGCCGAGGTGGAGCGGGTGCGATTCATCCAGCGCCTGTACGCGGCAGGCCTGTCCAGCCGTACGATTTCCGAGCTGCTGCCCTGCGTCGACGCGCCCAGCGAGGGCAACTCCGACGCCGCTCTCGAGCGGATGGCGCAGGAGCGCGACCGGCTCTCCGAGCACATCGACGAACTCGTGCGGACCCGGGCCGCATTGGACGTCCTGATGGCCACGGCACGGGCTCATCGGGAGAGCGAGGCACTCGCATGA
- a CDS encoding roadblock/LC7 domain-containing protein, whose product MASDAPTAHASDLDWLLSGLVQRVPHTSSAVLLSCDGLVKSVHGLDVDSADHMAALASGLYSLGRSAGVRFGDGGDVRQVVVELDSTLLFVTTAGSGTCLAVLAGREADAAVLGYEMAMLVKSVRPYLVTAPRQHAVEPTATRP is encoded by the coding sequence ATGGCGAGCGATGCGCCGACCGCCCACGCCTCCGACCTCGACTGGCTGCTGAGCGGCCTTGTGCAGCGCGTACCACACACCAGCAGCGCAGTGCTCCTGTCCTGCGACGGCCTGGTGAAGTCCGTGCACGGCCTCGACGTCGACAGTGCCGACCACATGGCGGCCCTGGCCTCCGGCCTGTACTCCCTCGGCCGCAGCGCGGGCGTGCGGTTCGGTGACGGCGGGGACGTCCGCCAGGTAGTCGTCGAGCTCGACTCGACCCTGCTGTTCGTCACCACCGCCGGCTCGGGCACCTGTCTCGCCGTACTGGCGGGGCGTGAGGCGGACGCAGCCGTCCTCGGCTACGAGATGGCGATGCTCGTCAAGAGCGTCCGCCCCTATCTGGTGACCGCGCCCCGGCAACACGCCGTCGAACCCACGGCGACGAGGCCTTGA
- a CDS encoding DUF742 domain-containing protein: MTAAGDGPWLDDAAGRLVRPFTVSNGRTKPSIALDLMSQVMATDVTPLGYLGPEHAQALDLCRAPVSVAEVAAHLKLPAVVTKVLLSDLVDCGALTTKPPVFHHTPTDRSLLEAVLDGLRRQL; encoded by the coding sequence GTGACCGCAGCCGGCGACGGGCCCTGGCTGGACGACGCGGCCGGACGGCTGGTGCGCCCGTTCACGGTCAGCAACGGACGCACCAAGCCCAGCATCGCCCTGGACCTGATGTCGCAGGTGATGGCCACCGACGTCACCCCGCTCGGCTATCTCGGCCCCGAGCACGCCCAGGCGCTCGACCTGTGCCGGGCGCCCGTCTCGGTCGCCGAGGTCGCCGCGCATCTGAAACTGCCAGCGGTGGTCACCAAGGTGCTGCTGTCGGACCTCGTCGACTGCGGGGCGCTGACCACCAAGCCCCCCGTCTTCCACCACACACCCACTGACCGGTCTCTGCTGGAGGCAGTGCTCGATGGACTACGACGACAGCTCTGA